The following are encoded together in the Bacillus sp. NP157 genome:
- a CDS encoding aldo/keto reductase: protein MSKTVPLLDLNDGHKAPQLGFGVFQIPNAETAKAVDTALKAGYRSLDTAAIYKNEEGVRQGIEGSGVARSDIFLTTKLWNSEQGFDETLRAFDTSVKKLGVDYVDMYLIHWPTPKKDRYVDTWKAFIRLRDEGRIRSIGVSNFQPAHLDRIVRETGVAPVVNQVELHPDFAQDDVVAANRKHKVITEAWSPLGQGGDLLKNDTLVALGKKHGKSPAQVVLRWHVQLGHMVIPKSVTPERIAENIDVFDFELSPDEMAAIAKLDSGNRMGPDPDELN from the coding sequence ATGTCCAAGACCGTTCCCCTTCTCGACCTCAACGATGGTCACAAGGCACCGCAGCTCGGCTTCGGTGTCTTCCAGATCCCGAACGCAGAGACGGCCAAAGCCGTCGACACCGCGCTGAAGGCGGGTTATCGCTCGCTCGACACCGCGGCGATCTACAAGAACGAAGAAGGCGTGCGCCAGGGCATCGAAGGCTCCGGCGTCGCGCGCAGCGATATCTTCCTCACTACCAAGCTGTGGAACTCGGAGCAGGGTTTCGACGAGACGCTGCGTGCGTTCGACACGAGCGTGAAGAAGCTCGGCGTCGATTACGTCGACATGTACCTCATCCACTGGCCGACGCCGAAGAAGGATCGTTACGTCGACACCTGGAAAGCGTTCATCCGCCTGCGCGACGAAGGCCGCATCCGTTCGATCGGCGTGTCGAACTTCCAGCCCGCCCACCTCGACCGGATCGTCAGGGAAACCGGCGTCGCCCCTGTGGTAAACCAGGTCGAGCTGCATCCGGACTTCGCGCAGGACGATGTCGTCGCCGCGAACCGCAAGCATAAGGTGATCACCGAAGCCTGGAGCCCGCTAGGCCAGGGCGGTGACCTGCTGAAGAACGACACGCTGGTCGCGCTGGGCAAGAAGCACGGCAAGTCGCCGGCCCAGGTGGTGCTGCGCTGGCACGTGCAGCTCGGCCACATGGTGATCCCGAAGTCGGTGACGCCCGAGCGCATCGCGGAGAACATCGACGTGTTCGACTTCGAACTGTCGCCGGACGAGATGGCCGCCATCGCGAAGCTCGACAGCGGCAACCGGATGGGCCCGGATCCGGACGAGCTCAACTAA
- the ispG gene encoding flavodoxin-dependent (E)-4-hydroxy-3-methylbut-2-enyl-diphosphate synthase, with amino-acid sequence MTDDLARPRPAEAEARRPSTGVHVDRVQVGGGAPIVVQSMTNTDTEDPVSTAKQVAELARAGSEMVRITVNTPAAAAAVPRIRERLEMMGVSVPLIGDFHYNGHQLLEGELACAEALAKYRINPGNVGFGKKKDSQFASIIEMAIRYDKPVRIGANWGSLDQSMVAALMDENGRRANPWDAGHVAREALIRSALDSAARAEDLGLARDRIILSCKVSGVQELIAVYRDLARRGDYALHLGLTEAGMGSKGITASAAALGVLLQEGIGDTIRISLTPEPGQSRTAEVIVAQELLQTMGLRAFTPLVTACPGCGRTTSEFFQELAKTVQTHVRDRMPEWRVKYDGVENLTLAVMGCVVNGPGESKHANIGISLPGNGEAPSAPVFIDGEKAMTLRGDNIAHEFVAILDNYVDTHYTVRHD; translated from the coding sequence ATGACCGACGATCTCGCCCGTCCGCGCCCTGCGGAAGCTGAAGCCCGCCGCCCCAGCACCGGGGTCCACGTCGACCGCGTGCAGGTCGGTGGCGGCGCACCCATCGTGGTGCAGTCCATGACCAACACGGACACCGAAGACCCGGTCTCCACGGCGAAGCAGGTCGCCGAGCTTGCCCGCGCGGGTTCGGAAATGGTCCGCATCACCGTGAACACGCCCGCCGCCGCCGCCGCCGTGCCGCGGATCCGCGAGCGCCTGGAAATGATGGGCGTGTCGGTGCCGCTGATCGGCGACTTCCACTACAACGGCCACCAGCTGCTGGAAGGCGAGCTGGCCTGTGCCGAGGCGCTGGCGAAGTACCGGATCAACCCGGGCAACGTCGGCTTCGGCAAGAAAAAGGACTCGCAGTTCGCCTCGATCATCGAGATGGCGATTCGCTACGACAAGCCGGTGCGCATCGGCGCCAACTGGGGCTCGCTCGACCAGTCGATGGTCGCCGCGCTGATGGACGAAAACGGCCGCCGGGCCAACCCTTGGGATGCCGGCCACGTGGCCCGCGAGGCGCTGATCCGCTCGGCGCTGGATTCCGCCGCCCGCGCCGAAGACCTCGGCCTGGCGCGCGACCGGATCATCCTGTCCTGCAAGGTCTCCGGCGTGCAGGAACTGATCGCGGTCTATCGCGATCTGGCCCGTCGTGGCGATTACGCGCTGCACCTGGGCCTGACCGAAGCAGGCATGGGTTCGAAGGGCATCACCGCGTCGGCCGCCGCGCTCGGCGTGCTGCTGCAGGAAGGCATCGGCGACACGATCCGCATCTCGCTCACCCCGGAGCCGGGCCAGTCGCGCACGGCCGAGGTCATCGTCGCCCAGGAACTGCTGCAGACCATGGGCCTGCGTGCGTTCACGCCCCTGGTCACGGCATGCCCGGGTTGCGGCCGCACGACCAGCGAGTTCTTCCAGGAACTGGCGAAGACGGTGCAGACCCACGTCCGTGACCGCATGCCGGAATGGCGCGTGAAGTACGACGGCGTGGAGAACCTGACCCTGGCCGTGATGGGCTGCGTGGTCAACGGGCCGGGTGAATCCAAGCACGCCAACATCGGTATTTCGTTGCCGGGCAACGGCGAGGCACCGTCCGCGCCGGTGTTCATCGATGGTGAAAAAGCGATGACCCTGCGCGGCGACAACATCGCCCACGAGTTCGTCGCGATCCTCGATAACTACGTGGATACGCACTACACCGTGCGCCACGACTGA